Sequence from the Rhodococcus jostii RHA1 genome:
GAGGCTATGTCATGAAAGAACAACTGCAACATGTCTATTCCGGATCGAAGAAGAGAGCCTCGGCACGACTGCGAGCATGGAGGCAGATGGCCCAGGACAGTCGGATCCCGGAACTTGTAGGCCTGGCTAAGAGCATCGCTCGCTATCGGCGCGAGATCCTCAACGCAATCGAATACGACCTGTCCAATGCCCGCGTCGAGGCTAACAACACCCACCTGCGGTCACTGACGAAGCGATCCTACGGATTTCGCAGCCCCGAGGCCTTGATTGCGATGGCGACCCTGACACGAGGAGGGGCGTGCCCAGCTTTGCCACAACGTTAATCGCCCACCAAAGGGTCAGGACGGCCACGCGAGTTCTACGACTTCTACCGCACCGCGCGCGGGAACAGCCCCGACACCACCACTCAGCCGACACTGTCGAGCAACGTCAAATTCATGAACTTTTACCCGTTCAACGACATCGAGACCATCTCACCCCGCCCGATGCTGTTCATCGCCGGCGAAAACGCGCACTCGCGCGAGTTCACCGAAGAGGCTTACCGCCTCGCCGGGGACCGCAAGGAACTGGTGATCGTGCCCGGTGCCGGTCACGTCGACCTCTACGACCGGGCCGAGATGATCCCGTTCGACAAGCTGACCGAGTTCTACACCCAGAACCTCACCTAACGGGTGGGCGAGCACTGACCGGACCCGGTCAAGCACACGTACCCCAACCCCGAGATGCCGGCGTACACCAACGACGCACGCCGGCATTACCCCATCACCATCAACCTCGGGCATCTGGTGCCAGGGACACCGAGACGCTTCCACAGGTGCACGGACAAACCCGTTCTCACCATGACACGCGCGCACCGCACCGCGGTTGCCGAACCGGAGTGACGAAGTACGGACGGAAGGGGCACCGATGGCCGCGAACAGTGCCGACAACAATGAACGAGCGGGAACGATCGCGATCGGACTGACCATCGCGATCACCGCCCTCCTGACCTACCTGGAGGCACTGGCCCGTTGATTGCCTTGTCAAGACAAGAGCGGTAGCGGACTCTCACACTCGCAAGGCACAGTAGTCCGCTACACGGGGTACAGCCATCACCGCGCCGCACTCGCCTACGAGGCGCCTGGACGTAGGCCGTACCGGCCCGCGACCCAGCACAGGGATGAATTCCGTCATCAAGCGGTTTGCCGCCCAGGACTGATCCGGTGCCCGTCCGAGAGCAAACAACGCTCGACCGATGCTCGACCCGAATCTCGTCGAACCTCCCGTGAACCACCGCGGTGACATGCCGACGACCAACCCCAACCCCATTGCCACACAGCGGAAGCGACGTTCGATGGCAGGGCCCAAGAGACCGCCGGAACCCGCGGGCCAGTGGTGGCGCCGAAAGCTGATGTCAACCCACTCCCCTCGAGGGGCGCGGCCGCCGTCGCCCTCCGTGTGGGCGGCGCAATGGGTGCGCTCGAAAGGGTCAGCTGGTGGCGAGAAGGGTGACCGCGGACGCGGCGACGAGTAACCCGGCTGCCTGTCTCGGGATGAGGGCGTTCTCCAAGGACGGTGACGCCGAGCAGTACGGGGACGACCGGGTAGAGGTAGGACACCACCACCGCGACCACGGCGAGTTGCTCCCTCGCGGCGAGCAGATACGCGATCAGCGCCAGTGCCGCTGCCGCGCCCGTGAACCCGGCGGCCAACGCCGGGACCAGGGACCACCGGATGTGTGCGCCTCCCGAACTCGGCAGCAGCGGCGCGATGGTGAGGATCGCCGCAACCCGCCCAGCGGCCACGGGCCACAATCCTGACCCCGCGCCGGCCTGCGCCAACGCCACATACTGCACCGCAATCCCGAGTCCCGCGATGAGGCCGTCGAGGGCCGCGGCCGACAGCACGGGTCCAGCCTGCGTGCCGGTGTGTGCGACCAGCCACAGTGCCGGAACCGCGATCACGATACCGAGCCAGCCGACCTGCACTCCGCCCTGGACCGACTCGGACTCAGCACGGCGGTGTCCTGCTTCGACACCGTCGCCGACGCATTCCACGCAGCACTCGCCCACCCTGCTGTCACCGCAGAACACGCACCGACGTTTCCGATGCTCGACCGACCCCATTCGGTGCACTGCTCCCTCGCCGCCGTCCCTGCCACGACAGGACTCGACCGGAAAGGCATCGCCCCATGACGAACCCGCCTCCTCGCCTGACGAATCCGTCTCCCCACCCATCCCCGCCGTCCGGGTGGTCGGCCGCGTGGATCAAGCATTACCTCGATTTGAAGGCGCGCGGCGACCGCGGCGGCGAGGTCGGGACCGTGGATGCGGGCGCCGCACGGCCGTCGCAGACACGGCGATGACCGTGGAAGCCGCTCGGGTGAATGGGGTGGTCGCGTTTCGAAGTGCGGTGGTGCGCCCTCGGCGGTGGGCCCGCCGAGACGATCATGGCCGACTTCGGCATGGACGCCGCCGCATTCTTCCGGCACCTGGCCGAGTATCTGGAACTGTCCCCGCCCACTCCCCTGCGCCCCGACCTGCTCGAGCGCATGAAGGCCGTCGCGCGGCGACGCCTGTGGCTGGCCACCTGACACGCCCCAAAAGGCCTGGTCTGTCAGCGTCGGCATCACCGCTCCGCAATGGTCGGAGCCGTCAATCATTGCCGCGGGCAACGAGTTGGTGCAACGACTCCGTTGCCCGTCCAGTTTGCGGACCTGAATCCGCCCGTCCCCGGGTTCGCACACCTGCGGCGGGCACCCTCCGCAATACCAGTCCCCGAACGAAACCGATCACGTCGCGGACTCGTTATCGGGCGTCGGCTGCACGCGCCGTGGTCCATGCGACCCCACATATAGCCCGCACGGCGCCTCCCCACGCCTGCAGGCGCACCGAGATCACGGGGCGCATCTTGCAGGCTCAGCGCCACACCACACGGGGATACTGGAAGGGCGACGGCTCCACCCATCCGCAGGGCTCGCGCCGAGAGGGTGATCAACGGTGTTCGACAAATTCAGCGATCAAGCACGCCACGTCGTCGTCCTCGCCTCCGACGCGGCCCGCACCCACCACCACAACCACCTCGGCACCGAACACCTCCTCACCGGCATCCACGCCGCCGGCGGCCCCACCGCTGCCACCCTCACCAACTGGGGGATCACCAGCCCCCACCTGGACAGCGCCCTCGACGAGATCCCCGCCTACCCCAACACCGACACCGAATGCGCCGGACCCCCCTTCACCCCGACCTTGACAAAGACCCTCGTCCAAAGCCTGCGAGAAGCCTCCCTACTCGGACACCACACCATCCGCACCGAACACCTCCTCCTCGCCCTCCTCGCCGACACCACCTGCACCGGCACCCGAATCCTCACCCACCTCACCGCCCTCAGCCCGCACCAGATGCGCGACCACCTCCGACACCAACTCACCGAACACCCCCAACCCCACGAGTAGACCCGCACACCCCACCGAAATCCATCCACCCCGCCCGACTCCACGGGCGACCGCTAAGCCGGAGAACACCAGAGCTCAGGTCAGAAATTCGGTAGGAGTGGGGCAGCGTTGTCCCTGATCGTCGACGCCGCGCTCACCCACGCAGTCGCCGAACTCGAGCAATCCCGGACGGTGATCAACAGGCCAAGGGTGCGCTCATGCTCGCCTACGGCCTCTCCCCCGAACGAGTCTTCGGCATCCTCACCTGGCGCCACGGCAGACCAACAGCAAACCGCGTCCTCGCCGATCGCTTCGTCGATACCCTCACCGCCGAGGCGACCTCCCCGCGGCGTCTCGTGCCCGGTTCGACCACCTGCTCCTGACCGCACACGAGCAGCCCGACGAACAGACCACCCGGGCTCACCGGTGGCCCACCCCTCGGGCGGGGACGGGAAGGCCAGAGTGAGGTGTGCCAGCGGTGGACAGTGACCGTCTCAGGTGCACCAATGCCGTCGTGTGACGAACCCGACCACGATTTCGTGCTCGCCCTCCGACTCCCCCGGAAGGTCGGTGGTCAGCACGCGATCGGTCAACGCCTCGAGCACCCTCCACCTCGGATCGGGGTGCCGCGGAAGGCATCGGCGCGAGGTGACGGTACTCGTCATGAGAAAGACAGAGCCCGAGACGACGAACGAACAGCGCAGTGGGGACCCGATCGACGCCGCATCGATCAACATCGCGCCCACCTCATCGATCGCGTGGGTGACCTCCGCTACCTCTTCGAGCGCGAAGCCGCGGCGGCGGGTTAACGTCCGCGCCGCCGCCAGGACTATCGGCAACTGATCCAGGGCTGCGCTCACCCGCAGCTGGGTGGTCGGTGGTCCGGCGCTCACAATGTCCAGCACAGGTTCCCGCAATTCATTCCACTCATTCCACCTATCTGACAAGCCGGCGCCGCATCCATCAGCTCACCCCATCCCCGCACCAACCACCGGTCTCACTTCCCGGTGCTCAACGAACTCTTCGAACGTGTCAATCGTTCTAGCCCTGTCACCGAGAACGCCAGACTCCTTACTCCTTGCTCCTCGCTCCTCAGAGTGCGAGCAGCCGCTGGAAGAATTCGCGGTACCGCTTGAGCGCGAGACGAAGATCCTCCGTCGAGCCCTCTTCGCCCCGAGCCCACTGCTCCTCGAGCCGCGAACGCGCCTCCGAGAATCCGGTGGTGATCCGATCGACGACATCGGACACGAGACCATCGGCCTTCTGAACACACTCTCTGGGATCGTCGACGAAGCCCGCCTGAACCTCGTCCCACCGCAAGCGCAGGACCGACAACTCGTCCTCAGCGAACAGTGTCTGATTAGCCGATGATTCGGTCTCCTCTGCGGACGGATGGGCGTTCTCCGTCGAGCGGACCGGCTCATCAGTCGCCCGCTGGTCCGCAACCGGCGAACTGGAGGCGTCCGTGGACCGCTGGGTGCTCTCGGCCGCAGGGCCGGGAGCCTCGGTCGACGATTCGGTTGTCCCGGTCGAGGGCTCGGTCCTGATCGAGCCGGTGGTCTCGGTCGAATCCGTGGTCTTGGTCTCCCTGGTCGGGCTGGTGCTCTCGGGTTGCTGATCTGGGGTGGTCATGCGCGCGTCTCCTTCGGCTTGTCTTTGTTCTCATCCGTCTCGAGCAACTTCTCGAACAGCGCCCGATAGTGCACGAACGCCTCACGCTGATCCTCGGTACCGACGTCGCCCCGCTCCTGCGCCAGATAAATGCTGTGCGCCCGTCGGTAGTTCTCGACAACCTTCGGGTGATCGACCGAAATGTCGGCCGCCCGCTGATCGAAGTCGTCGATCGGGTAACCGCGCTCGCGCATGACCTGGATCACGAGCCGGTCCGCGGCCCCGACCGCACTGGACGGATTGTCGACGAACTCGATCTGCACCGTCCGCCACGAGTCGGCGTACTTCGCTTGCGCCTCGGGCGGCAACGGGACGATATCGAGCTTCTCCCGCTTTCGTTCGCGGGCGGTGAGCTCGTCCTCCGCGGCGTCGAGGTTGCCGACCTCTCCCACGGTCCGCTCGTACTCGGGACCAAACCGTCCCCTCAGCCGTTCCGTCCGCTGACGGCTGCTGACCGAACGCGCAACGATGACCGCCACCACGGCAATCACGACGATAACCGCGATCAAGATCCATCCCCAAACAGGCATTTCCTCAGACCTCCTCGTCCTTCGAACGGGTACCCGAGCGGCCTATTCGGAAACGGCCATTGCGCTGCACAGCCCGCCGGTCGGGCGACCACCCTGCCCCTGAGACAAACGGTTGCTCCGAAGGGTCCAGCGCTGCCGGCCATCCTGGTGCGCGCGAAATAGTCGCTCCGCCCACCGGACGGTCGACCCCATCGAAAACACCGGGCAGGCCGAGCGAGCTGCGGCCTCAGCGCAGTCAAACAGTCACACGCGGTCGGTGGGATGCTGCTGCCCTCGCCGACGGAGGAACCGTTCACGCTGCTCGTCGAGCAGGATCACGCCACGGTGCCGAATTCGGTGCTGCTCTCGCGCGATGAGCAGCCGCACCGCCGCTGTATGTCGCCGGAGGTCAGCGGCGCGCTCCCGGGCGGCGTCATCGCTGAGCCAGTGCGCGGCGGCTGCGTCGCAGCCGGTGAGAAACCGCTCGTAGACGAGCCGACTCGGTGCCTGCTCGTCGAGCTGCGAGACCGCGAGATCCTCGACGAGCTGCAACGGGATCCGAGCCAGCCGGTACTGCAGCCGCAGCAGGGCCATCGGCAATGTGCCCACTGTTGTCACGATGGGCGATGCTACTTTCCATGGACCGAACACGGGGATGAATCGTGCAACCATCAACCCACCAGCGGTGCGTGCCCCGGCAAACGCGGCAGCTGACGCACAGACGCCGCCCCCACAATCGCTGCGATGCGCTCTATCGCCGTGTTGTAGCACGCACCGCTGACCGCAACGTAGCGGTCGGGGCCGCGTCGGTGCTCACGGGTCCGAGCCCCGGACTGCCGGAGACCTCGGGGGTCGGTGTCAGGGTTTTCGCGACTGCTGTTCCGGATCTGCCCCGGCTGTGTCTCACGTGACTTCGAGTCCGGGTCGACTCGTCCGCGCGCTCCCACTCCTTGTCCAGCGCGAAGCTGCGCGCGCCGCAGCCGCCAGCCCGGGCCCGCACCGGTGTCACCGAGGGAATTCCGAAGCAGGACCGAGGAATTCGTCGAGTACGCGGAAGAACAGTTCCGGTTCGTCGAGTTGAGGGAAGTGACCTGCGCGGGGAAAGATCTCGACGCGACTGTGGGGTACCACGCGGCGCAGGTTCTCGGCGTGTGAGGCGGGAATCATTCTGTCTCTGCCACCCCACACCAGCAGCGACGGAAGCGACTCGAACTTCGAGAAGTGTTGCTTGGCGCTGACAGTCTGTCCGCGCAGTCCCACGACGGCACGGGTGGAGGCGAGAAACGCGGCTCGCGAAGACTTGTCGGACACGGTCTCGAGGGATCGCCAGGTTTCGGTGGCGCTGCGACTGGGCTGCACGGGCAGCCCGAGCCGGCCCAGGTGTTTGAGGATGTTCTCGGTGGTGCGCCGAAGTCGGTCGGAGGCCAAGAGGGGCAGGACCAGTTCGCTGCCAGGCAGAGTGGCCGCCTTGAGGAACACGCTCACCTCGCGGCCGAGGCCGCCGCTGCTCACCAGACACAGACGGTCGACTCGCTCGGGAAACAGGTACGACAGCTGCATCACGATGCCGCCGCCGAGGGAATGGCCCACGAACGCGGCGGAGGAGATCCCGAGATGATCCATCAGGTCGCGGAGGGTGGCCGCGTGGGCACTGAGGGAGTAGTCACCGGAGGGTTTGTCGGATTGGCCGTGCCCGAACAGGTCGGGTGCCACGACGCGATGCTTCTTGGCGAGCCTACTGATTTGCGGTGCCCAGGATTCATGGGAGCCGAGCAGGCCGTGCACGAGCACCACCGGCGGTCCCTCTCCGACGTCGACGAACCTGAGGACATCGTGGTGCAGGATCACGGACTCGAGCTTGCGCGGCGACACCGTGCCCTCCTGTCTCGTTGTTCAACCGTAGAACGCCAGAGCGTCCCCTACCCCCGAGGGCCATTCGAGGCCGGAGTCAGGTACCTCGGGAATGGGGACGGCATCACTAGCCCGACTGGCAGCTTCGCGGGATGACTGCTTGGTGGGAGCACACCGGTGGTGGTGGAACGGCGCCTACCACCGCGTCTGTCCGTGTACGACCTGCCTGATCTTCTCACGTGTGTGCGGAGCCGGCGCGGCGGCGCCGGGCGAAGTCCTCGCCACACTAGTGCTGGGTCGGGGGTGCGGGCAGGAAGGTTCGTATCGTGGGAGGGCGACCACGAACCGGTCGACAAGCTCGAACGTCGACTCATACATCTGATTATGGTGGCAGCTGCGAACCCCGCAGGAGAGCCGTTCCGAAAACGGATCGTTGCCCGGTCATCGATCCCTAAGCGGCTCCGGGTTCACCCGCAGGGCGGCCCAGTATTCGAACTCGTACCAGGGCCTGCCGCTGTGGGCAGGAGACGAGGAGCCGTCCGTCGTCATCGGATACGCGGTCCGGCGAGTAGATCCACCCGGTTATCGAAGGGACGGAGTTGTAGTTGTCGGCGTCGACGAAATTCACGAAGCTGCCGATACGGGCGCAATACTGCCGATCTCGATCCCGCCCGATTTCGATATCGCGCCGGCGCCGTCCGGCTTCGCGAGAACATCCGGTGTGCGGCCTGCTCGAGCTCCGGACGAAGCGACGACGGCTGGACCATGGTCGTGCTCCACCCCGGAGGACTCTCAGCGAGCGGGTTCGAAGCCTGCCAGCATTTGCTCGAGTGCGGCCTGGTCGGGCCCGATGAAGGGGTCTGACTTCGGTGCCTCGGCGAGCATGTCCAGAAACTCGGCGGTGCGTCCGTCCGCCGGGGGGAGGTGGGTGCTGAGGATCCATCGCGGGTCGAGCGCGCGCAGCGCGGCGACGGTGGGCAGGAACTTCGTCTCGTCCACCAGGTGCACCCAGGGACTGTCGACGGTGGCCCACAGGTGCTGCGCGGAACGGACGGCGTTGGGTGTGGCGTACCCGACGTCGTTGGCGGTGGCGAGTTCGGCGGTCTCCATCGGCGCCCCGAAGCAATCCGACGAGAAGTAGGCGCCGCTGCGGTCTTCGTAGAAGCCCACGGTGCTGGGATTGTCGAACAGCGGGGGCCGCAGCGCCGTCAGTGTCCGATCGCCGACGTCGAGGGATTGACCCGGATTGAGCAGGTAGACCCGGTCCATCGGGACGGGCCGTGCGCAGGACATGATGCCTACGCCCGCGAAGGTCGTGATCAGGCGGGCGTGCGGCGCCGCGTCGAGCAGGTCGAACAGTGCGCCGGTGTGATCGCGGTCCGGATGTGTCAGCCAGATCCACTCGACGTCCGCGGGGTCGAGCACCGAGCCCAGGGTGTCCATGAAGCCGCGTCCGGGCAGGCTGAGTCCGGTGTCGACGACGACGGGTTCGGCGGCGTGCAGAACGTACGCGTTCACCGGTAGGTGCCCGATCCCCGGTACTTCCAGTTCATCGCTGAGAGCGGTGATATCACGTCGGATTTTGTTGATACGCATGGGAACTCTCCTCAGTCGTCGTAGTCGACGCGGATCAGTGACCGGGCGATCGTGGCCAGTTCGGCTTCGGTCGGCTCGTATCCCCGCGGGACCTTCAGGCCCAGTTCGAACGGGGTGGCCCCGTCGTCGAGCGCGGCACGGAATGCGGCGCCTGCCTCGGCGGGGGTGGCCTCGAGTAGCAGGGCCCGGCCCCGGCGGACACGGCCCCGGTGGGTGACCGTCACGGGTGCGCCGCCGGCGAAGTTGCGCCGCCACGGACGCTCGGTGAACACGAGCGTCTGACCGTCGACGTCGTGCAGGCACACCGGCACCCGCAGGGTGCGCCCGGTACGACGGCCGGTGAACTCGATCAGCGCTTGGCGCCGGATGCGCCGCCCCAGTGACCGGGTCGTGAGGACCCGCCGGACCAACGGGTTGACCAGCCGCATCAATTGGGGTGGCGGCGGGCTCAGCCGCACATTCGTGGTATCGGTTTTGGACATGTCACCGACGCTAGGGTCGGCGCGGTGGGGGCACCATTCCACAATTCTGGTATTTCCGGCGCCGATCCGCGCTCGTACGATTGACTCGTGAGCGTGGATTCCGTGCAGTGCGCGGCAGACAAGGTCGCACGATTGTGCGCCGCACCACGCGGCCTGGTCTCGCTGTGGCGGGACGCGTCGGACGTCGTCGCCGGTGTCGTCCCGTACTACTGGACGCCGTGCTGGTTCACCCTCGACCCCGTGTCCATGCTGATGACCAGTCACTATCACTTCGGCATGGACGAATTTCCCGGCGAATGGCTGGCCGCGGAGTACTACGAGGACGACGTTCAGTCCATCCCCGACGTAATGCGTTCGGCCGAAGGGATTTCCACGTTGCACGAAGCCGCGCACGGTGATCCGTCGGGAAGTCCGCGCTGGCGCCGGAACCGGACACTCGGCGGCGACCAGGAGTTGATCGCACGGTTACGCACGCGCACGGGAGAAACGTGGGGAGCGCTGAGCCTCTATCGCGACGAGGGGATGCCGATGTTCTCGGAAACCGAGAAGTCGTTCGTGCAGGAGATCGCGCCGATCCTCGCGGGCGGGGCCCGCCGCGCACTGCTGTACGGGCAGGCCGAGGAACCGGAGTATGCCGATTCGCCGGGTTTGCTCGTCCTCGACGAGAACTGGAACATCGAATCCGCGACGCCCGGGGTCGACCGGTGGATGGTGGATCTGCCGGGCGGGGACTGGGATCGGGGGGAGTTGCCGGCCGCGGTGATCACT
This genomic interval carries:
- a CDS encoding alpha/beta hydrolase, whose amino-acid sequence is MNFYPFNDIETISPRPMLFIAGENAHSREFTEEAYRLAGDRKELVIVPGAGHVDLYDRAEMIPFDKLTEFYTQNLT
- a CDS encoding alpha/beta fold hydrolase codes for the protein MSPRKLESVILHHDVLRFVDVGEGPPVVLVHGLLGSHESWAPQISRLAKKHRVVAPDLFGHGQSDKPSGDYSLSAHAATLRDLMDHLGISSAAFVGHSLGGGIVMQLSYLFPERVDRLCLVSSGGLGREVSVFLKAATLPGSELVLPLLASDRLRRTTENILKHLGRLGLPVQPSRSATETWRSLETVSDKSSRAAFLASTRAVVGLRGQTVSAKQHFSKFESLPSLLVWGGRDRMIPASHAENLRRVVPHSRVEIFPRAGHFPQLDEPELFFRVLDEFLGPASEFPR
- a CDS encoding helix-turn-helix transcriptional regulator, which gives rise to MQCAADKVARLCAAPRGLVSLWRDASDVVAGVVPYYWTPCWFTLDPVSMLMTSHYHFGMDEFPGEWLAAEYYEDDVQSIPDVMRSAEGISTLHEAAHGDPSGSPRWRRNRTLGGDQELIARLRTRTGETWGALSLYRDEGMPMFSETEKSFVQEIAPILAGGARRALLYGQAEEPEYADSPGLLVLDENWNIESATPGVDRWMVDLPGGDWDRGELPAAVITLAGRVLRCVEDRDRLGDVAISRVLSRSGAWLVLHGACLTSTGRRRIAVIVEPAHPSRLYPLLMSAYGLTEREKEVTAMVLQGASTSQISAELHVSAQTVQQHLKSIFDKTGVHSRRDLVGKVFFHHYEPRFRDNEKRTLADRPLRGGPWPTDRRRRTGQ
- a CDS encoding MBL fold metallo-hydrolase — encoded protein: MRINKIRRDITALSDELEVPGIGHLPVNAYVLHAAEPVVVDTGLSLPGRGFMDTLGSVLDPADVEWIWLTHPDRDHTGALFDLLDAAPHARLITTFAGVGIMSCARPVPMDRVYLLNPGQSLDVGDRTLTALRPPLFDNPSTVGFYEDRSGAYFSSDCFGAPMETAELATANDVGYATPNAVRSAQHLWATVDSPWVHLVDETKFLPTVAALRALDPRWILSTHLPPADGRTAEFLDMLAEAPKSDPFIGPDQAALEQMLAGFEPAR
- a CDS encoding anti-sigma factor is translated as MSAALDQLPIVLAAARTLTRRRGFALEEVAEVTHAIDEVGAMLIDAASIGSPLRCSFVVSGSVFLMTSTVTSRRCLPRHPDPRWRVLEALTDRVLTTDLPGESEGEHEIVVGFVTRRHWCT
- a CDS encoding Clp protease N-terminal domain-containing protein, which produces MFDKFSDQARHVVVLASDAARTHHHNHLGTEHLLTGIHAAGGPTAATLTNWGITSPHLDSALDEIPAYPNTDTECAGPPFTPTLTKTLVQSLREASLLGHHTIRTEHLLLALLADTTCTGTRILTHLTALSPHQMRDHLRHQLTEHPQPHE
- a CDS encoding DMT family transporter, with amino-acid sequence MGSVEHRKRRCVFCGDSRVGECCVECVGDGVEAGHRRAESESVQGGVQVGWLGIVIAVPALWLVAHTGTQAGPVLSAAALDGLIAGLGIAVQYVALAQAGAGSGLWPVAAGRVAAILTIAPLLPSSGGAHIRWSLVPALAAGFTGAAAALALIAYLLAAREQLAVVAVVVSYLYPVVPVLLGVTVLGERPHPETGSRVTRRRVRGHPSRHQLTLSSAPIAPPTRRATAAAPLEGSGLTSAFGATTGPRVPAVSWALPSNVASAVWQWGWGWSSACHRGGSREVRRDSGRASVERCLLSDGHRISPGRQTA